In one window of Sandaracinaceae bacterium DNA:
- the glpK gene encoding glycerol kinase GlpK, with translation MARHLMAIDQGTTGSTVVILGEDGKVLGKANREFPQHFPRSGWVEHDPEEIWASILASLADAQKAAGVRGEDCAGIGITNQRETTLVWDRSTGEAVHRAIVWQDRRTAGRCQALKKEGHEDLFRSRTGLVLDPYFSGTKVEWILEHVDGAAARAEAGELAFGTIDSWLVWRLSQGAAHVTDVTNASRTLLYDIHRGVWDEELCGLLHVPTALLPEVRSCSEIYASTKGVPGLPDGTPIAGIAGDQQAALFGQTCFEVGDVKSTYGTGAFILMNTGTEAVASKNGLLTTVAWKIGDETVYALEGSAFIAGAAVQWLRDGLGLIGRSADVEALAEKAEDSGGVVFVPALVGLGAPHWDPDARGLIWGLGRDTTAAHLARATLEGIAFQIADLVRAMEADSGRSMGRLRVDGGASQNALLMQFQADLLDAEVDRPSFVETTALGAAYLAGLAVGVFPDLTAIREAHRIERNFSPAMDASVRRAHLDRWTRAVARARSEDTLTTPS, from the coding sequence ATGGCCCGGCATCTCATGGCGATCGATCAGGGCACCACCGGCAGCACGGTGGTGATCCTGGGTGAGGACGGAAAGGTCCTCGGCAAGGCGAACCGCGAGTTCCCCCAGCACTTCCCGCGCTCGGGCTGGGTCGAGCACGATCCCGAAGAGATCTGGGCCTCGATCCTGGCGAGCCTCGCCGACGCGCAGAAGGCGGCCGGCGTGCGAGGGGAAGACTGCGCGGGCATCGGGATCACCAACCAGCGCGAGACCACGCTGGTCTGGGACCGCAGCACGGGGGAGGCCGTGCACCGCGCGATCGTGTGGCAGGACCGCCGCACCGCGGGGCGCTGCCAGGCGCTCAAGAAGGAAGGCCACGAGGATCTCTTCCGGTCGCGGACGGGGCTCGTGCTCGACCCCTACTTCAGCGGGACCAAGGTCGAGTGGATCCTCGAGCACGTCGACGGCGCGGCCGCGCGGGCCGAGGCGGGGGAGCTCGCCTTCGGCACCATCGACAGCTGGCTCGTCTGGCGCCTGAGCCAGGGCGCCGCCCACGTGACCGACGTGACCAACGCGTCCCGCACCCTCCTCTACGACATCCACCGCGGCGTCTGGGACGAGGAGCTGTGCGGCCTCTTGCACGTGCCGACCGCGCTCCTCCCCGAGGTGCGGTCGTGCTCCGAGATCTACGCCTCGACGAAGGGCGTCCCGGGGCTCCCCGACGGCACGCCCATCGCCGGCATCGCGGGCGACCAGCAGGCGGCGCTCTTCGGCCAGACGTGCTTCGAGGTGGGTGACGTCAAGAGCACCTACGGGACCGGCGCGTTCATCCTGATGAACACGGGCACCGAGGCGGTCGCGTCCAAGAACGGTCTGTTGACGACCGTCGCCTGGAAGATCGGCGACGAGACCGTCTACGCCCTCGAGGGCAGCGCCTTCATCGCCGGCGCCGCCGTGCAGTGGCTCCGGGACGGGCTCGGGCTCATCGGTCGCTCCGCAGACGTCGAGGCGCTGGCCGAGAAGGCCGAGGACTCCGGCGGCGTGGTCTTCGTCCCGGCGCTGGTCGGGCTCGGCGCGCCGCACTGGGATCCCGACGCGCGCGGCCTGATCTGGGGCCTCGGGCGCGACACCACGGCGGCGCACCTCGCGCGCGCCACGCTCGAGGGCATCGCCTTCCAGATCGCCGACCTGGTGCGCGCGATGGAGGCCGACAGCGGACGCTCCATGGGCCGCCTCCGGGTGGACGGCGGCGCGTCTCAGAACGCGCTCTTGATGCAATTCCAGGCCGACCTGCTCGACGCCGAGGTCGATCGTCCCAGCTTCGTCGAGACCACCGCGCTCGGCGCGGCGTACCTCGCGGGGCTCGCGGTCGGCGTGTTCCCGGACCTGACCGCGATCCGCGAGGCGCACCGGATCGAGCGAAACTTCTCCCCCGCGATGGACGCGAGCGTCCGGCGCGCGCATCTGGATCGCTGGACCCGCGCGGTGGCACGCGCGCGGAGCGAAGACACCCTCACGACCCCGAGCTGA
- a CDS encoding peroxiredoxin, which translates to MAVAVQKEAPNFKATAVKGREFVDIELSQFRGKYVVLFFYPLDFTFVCPTEIIAFDEKLEEFQKRNTEVIAVSVDSAFSHLAWQKTARDKGGLGDVRYPLVADITKQISEDYGVLLHDGDDAGVALRGLFLIDKEGLVRHVTINDLPLGRSTDEVLRLVDALQYTEKHGEVCPANWHEGGDTIKPDVEASKEYFSKHG; encoded by the coding sequence ATGGCCGTCGCCGTTCAGAAGGAAGCCCCCAACTTCAAGGCCACCGCCGTCAAGGGCCGCGAGTTCGTCGACATCGAGCTGAGCCAGTTCCGCGGCAAGTACGTGGTGCTGTTCTTCTACCCGCTCGATTTCACGTTCGTCTGCCCCACGGAGATCATCGCCTTCGACGAGAAGCTCGAGGAGTTCCAGAAGCGGAACACCGAGGTCATCGCCGTGTCGGTGGACAGCGCCTTCTCCCACCTCGCGTGGCAGAAGACCGCGCGTGACAAGGGCGGTCTCGGCGACGTGCGTTACCCGCTCGTCGCGGACATCACCAAGCAGATCAGCGAGGACTATGGCGTCCTCCTGCACGACGGCGACGACGCCGGCGTGGCCCTCCGCGGCCTCTTCCTCATCGACAAGGAGGGCCTCGTCCGCCACGTGACGATCAACGACCTGCCGCTCGGCCGCAGCACGGACGAGGTGCTCCGCCTCGTCGACGCGCTGCAGTACACCGAGAAGCACGGCGAGGTCTGCCCGGCCAACTGGCACGAGGGCGGCGACACCATCAAGCCCGACGTCGAGGCTTCGAAGGAGTACTTCTCCAAGCACGGGTGA
- a CDS encoding GNAT family N-acetyltransferase yields MARVIRPMRPDDLPRVSAIAARAFGAPRPPPDPEGAYTLALFDPDRGAYAHGTVIAGEAELHEIAVEPGRRRSGVGRAMLAAFLEAARARGAEHVHLEVAEDNAAALALYRAAGFTEVGRRRRYYPSGADAVLMRASS; encoded by the coding sequence GTGGCGCGCGTGATCCGGCCGATGCGCCCGGACGATCTCCCGCGCGTGTCGGCGATCGCCGCGCGCGCCTTCGGAGCGCCGCGCCCGCCGCCCGACCCGGAGGGCGCCTACACCCTCGCGCTCTTCGATCCCGACCGAGGCGCCTACGCCCATGGCACCGTGATCGCGGGCGAGGCGGAGCTGCACGAGATCGCGGTCGAGCCAGGCCGTCGCCGATCCGGGGTGGGGCGCGCGATGCTCGCCGCGTTCCTCGAGGCGGCCCGCGCGCGCGGCGCCGAGCACGTGCACCTCGAGGTCGCCGAGGACAACGCCGCCGCCCTCGCGCTCTACCGCGCCGCGGGGTTCACGGAGGTGGGCCGTCGTCGCCGCTACTACCCGAGCGGGGCGGACGCCGTGCTCATGCGCGCGTCGTCATGA
- a CDS encoding UPF0158 family protein codes for MSKKNDAETLPRQVPIAWEALEDAFENNAPEVHSYLHLDTGEVIRIVDGVADPQMHQRVMRDSSYLRVDPVSSREQYRWMERFIATVDEPEFRDKLVRAIDGKGAFRRFKDVLMSYPVDRERWFAFRSDRLRSCMEAWLTAHGIEAVERRKWEVPTAEDVAPQVEREQERRKGRKSRAVIADAQRGRLRELADDLPARELDAAVAFLEFLRERKHIPRPRAKTPEPPEASESSEGGADDGAPESADAPSESAAEES; via the coding sequence ATGAGCAAGAAGAACGACGCGGAGACTCTCCCTCGCCAGGTGCCCATCGCGTGGGAGGCGCTCGAGGACGCCTTCGAGAACAACGCGCCCGAGGTCCACAGCTACCTGCACCTCGACACGGGGGAGGTGATCCGGATCGTGGATGGCGTGGCGGACCCGCAGATGCATCAGCGGGTCATGCGCGACTCGAGCTACCTGCGCGTCGACCCGGTCAGCTCGCGCGAGCAGTACCGGTGGATGGAGCGCTTCATCGCGACCGTCGACGAGCCCGAGTTTCGTGACAAGCTCGTTCGCGCCATCGATGGCAAGGGCGCGTTCCGGCGCTTCAAGGACGTGCTGATGAGCTACCCGGTGGACCGCGAGCGCTGGTTCGCGTTCCGCTCCGATCGGCTGCGCAGCTGCATGGAGGCCTGGTTGACCGCGCACGGCATCGAGGCCGTGGAGCGCCGCAAGTGGGAGGTGCCGACCGCGGAGGACGTGGCCCCGCAGGTCGAGCGGGAGCAAGAGCGCCGCAAGGGCCGGAAGTCGCGCGCCGTGATCGCCGACGCCCAGCGTGGGCGGCTGCGCGAGCTGGCGGACGACCTGCCGGCGCGCGAGCTCGACGCGGCGGTGGCCTTCCTCGAGTTCCTCCGCGAGCGGAAGCACATCCCGCGTCCGCGGGCCAAGACCCCGGAGCCGCCCGAGGCGAGCGAGTCCTCCGAGGGCGGCGCGGACGACGGCGCGCCCGAGAGCGCCGATGCCCCGAGTGAGAGCGCAGCTGAAGAGAGCTGA
- a CDS encoding sporulation protein, producing MGLFDSIRGAMGQGQPTVRVHLETLELPRGGLVKGTAEVVGTERAVPLTAFDIQVVQVTQNVGKNAVAKGRVSMGGVQVQPGQSVTAPFELQLPLGSAPTGGLTSYEVVVSADVPGMDPKGSAPLTVTDEVDPMSREDTTRYHVLPEQRSFRHSSVRGDFRLSLMPDGFLGIWKTRLTCRNADGGLRWTLDGWGRTASASPDGSRVATSDRNKRLCFVDAATGEPGQPIDMPSWVDDIAFLEDGTIVAAGSDALFVLDAHGQLQNTLEDLGYGARFFSSMIAGPGRVVFVSDANANKVVAVDLDRGVVGSAEIRSPGALHPNHDRSLIAVDTSSAVHVLDGQLQPKAQWKIPGKEGVRYVGQEPHSYTHWKSHPRIAPGRTNTLINDGTGLLWLVDTPSGRPHRSFDRAVVDYVEDTMWWDDQHFVAITNDGKVRGLRVDGTVVFEDQDA from the coding sequence ATGGGACTCTTCGATTCGATCCGGGGCGCGATGGGCCAGGGACAGCCGACGGTGCGCGTGCACCTGGAGACGCTCGAGCTGCCGCGCGGCGGCCTCGTGAAGGGGACCGCCGAGGTCGTCGGCACGGAGCGCGCGGTGCCGCTGACGGCGTTCGACATCCAGGTCGTGCAGGTCACGCAGAACGTCGGCAAGAACGCGGTGGCGAAGGGGCGCGTGTCGATGGGCGGCGTCCAGGTCCAGCCGGGGCAGAGCGTGACCGCGCCCTTCGAGCTGCAGCTCCCGCTCGGCAGCGCGCCCACGGGGGGCCTGACCAGCTACGAGGTCGTCGTCTCCGCCGACGTGCCGGGCATGGACCCGAAGGGGAGCGCGCCGCTCACGGTGACCGACGAGGTCGACCCGATGAGCCGTGAGGACACCACCCGCTACCACGTGCTCCCGGAGCAGCGGAGCTTCCGGCACAGCTCGGTGCGGGGAGACTTTCGGCTCTCGCTCATGCCCGACGGCTTCCTCGGCATCTGGAAGACGCGTCTCACCTGCCGCAACGCCGACGGCGGCCTCCGCTGGACGCTCGACGGCTGGGGCCGCACCGCGAGCGCGAGCCCGGACGGGTCGCGCGTCGCCACCAGCGATCGCAACAAGCGCCTCTGCTTCGTCGACGCCGCGACCGGTGAGCCGGGCCAGCCGATCGACATGCCGAGCTGGGTCGACGACATCGCCTTCCTCGAGGACGGGACGATCGTCGCGGCCGGCAGCGACGCCCTCTTCGTGCTCGACGCTCATGGGCAGCTCCAGAACACCCTCGAGGACCTCGGCTACGGCGCGCGCTTCTTCTCGAGCATGATCGCGGGGCCGGGCCGCGTGGTCTTCGTCTCGGACGCGAACGCGAACAAGGTCGTGGCCGTCGACCTCGACCGCGGGGTGGTGGGCAGCGCCGAGATCCGGAGCCCCGGCGCGCTGCACCCCAACCACGATCGCAGCCTCATCGCGGTGGACACCTCGAGCGCGGTGCACGTGCTCGACGGGCAGCTCCAGCCCAAGGCGCAGTGGAAGATCCCCGGCAAGGAGGGCGTGCGCTACGTCGGTCAGGAGCCGCACAGCTACACCCACTGGAAGAGCCACCCGCGCATCGCGCCGGGGCGGACGAACACGCTCATCAACGACGGGACGGGCCTGCTCTGGCTCGTCGACACCCCGTCGGGTCGCCCGCACCGGAGCTTCGATCGGGCCGTGGTCGACTACGTCGAGGACACGATGTGGTGGGACGACCAGCACTTCGTGGCCATCACGAACGACGGCAAGGTGCGGGGCCTGCGGGTCGACGGGACCGTCGTCTTCGA
- the smc gene encoding chromosome segregation protein SMC, with protein MKIKKVEVCGFKSFVDRTVVHIDHDVSAIVGPNGCGKSNIVDAIRWAMGEQSARHLRGKAMEDVIFNGSETRGPHSFAEVTLVFDNTAGLGPPEYRDYAEIAVTRRLDRSGHSEYLINKTVVRLKDVTQLFLGTGVGTKAYSIIEQGRIGWIVSAKPTDRRHLIEEAAGITKFKAKKKAAERKMDQTRQNLLRVSDIIGEIEKNLSTLKRQAQKAERYKRYRTEIRDLELLVASHRWMELTVTRRVLENEMDRVDAQVEGSRFALRLREAELGADRLGVQQHEDIVERAQRHAYEQDNSVRVLEGKIEQHLSRLEGLRESERMAERELGALVGQRTSLAAEHEMLAAALVDLEEAEQRESEVLQKENAELDRRRGAAEEASKAVEQARARVAEAQQRIARAEAVLQSYERRQGEGRIRLERMRAEREEHEAKAVELKQEGEALAARLHGLRTGKEQTAERREELQQELDALREQIRVSDQLLETLRGQLAEKRSRLRSLEEIQQRFEGVGKGVRALMREYAPDFQSRADKGVLGLVADRIECPAELTEALAAALGERLQHVVVKDRAAAEQALAFLEAGERGRATLVTQNPRRMVRPAAALPDDASVIGWLGDLVGCDAADRPLVRHLLGDVLVVRDAEGARRLHDRGVAAAIVSAGGQVVAMDGSLTGGRGEGVGSHMIAVKREIRELHGVVSELDGRLHTAVAEHGVLRNGIAERRAQLDSARTQAHDAEIAIVKADKDLRRAEESLASANERAERLGREADELHAQLEAASDEERAAKEEIDAARGSEREAHQSLSAGLEIYEGKRAAVDEQSQVVTGVKVRAAEAKQRAESDRGALERLERSIEELSERETRLRGDMESSARQQGETAALAFLAREELNVSIDTAMKAHEHLGEARARYDEAKHELGERESALVEIRRRIEVGAKQLTQLTLQERELAMGLEHLLESIEERHRVDLPKVIGDYHFRELPDAQVKERIGELIRLVERMGEINLTAIEEYDEKSKRYEYLTSQRLDLETALGQLDKAIRQMNRESKRMFRETFDEVNSRFQLVFPKLFGGGKASLKLTDPTDMLETGVEILAQPPGKRLGSIELMSGGEKALTAVSLIFSIFQYKPSPFCLLDEVDAPLDEANIGRFAEAIRSMTKHSQFIVITHSKTTMQMADVLYGVTMETPGISKLVAVEIRGNQAKTVDGGQTVAVA; from the coding sequence ATGAAGATCAAGAAGGTCGAGGTCTGCGGCTTCAAGTCGTTCGTGGACCGCACGGTCGTCCACATCGACCACGATGTCAGCGCGATCGTCGGGCCGAACGGCTGCGGCAAGTCGAACATCGTCGACGCCATCCGCTGGGCGATGGGCGAGCAGTCGGCGCGCCACCTCCGCGGCAAGGCGATGGAGGACGTGATCTTCAACGGGTCGGAGACGCGCGGTCCCCACTCGTTCGCCGAGGTCACCCTCGTGTTCGACAACACGGCCGGCCTCGGCCCGCCCGAGTACCGCGACTACGCCGAGATCGCGGTCACCCGCCGCCTCGATCGCTCCGGGCACAGCGAGTACCTGATCAACAAGACCGTGGTGCGCCTCAAGGACGTCACCCAGCTCTTCCTGGGCACGGGCGTCGGCACCAAGGCCTACTCGATCATCGAGCAGGGACGCATCGGCTGGATCGTCTCGGCCAAGCCGACCGATCGTCGCCACCTCATCGAGGAGGCGGCCGGCATCACGAAGTTCAAGGCCAAGAAGAAGGCCGCCGAGCGCAAGATGGACCAGACGCGGCAGAACCTGCTGCGCGTCAGCGACATCATCGGCGAGATCGAGAAGAACCTCAGCACCCTGAAGCGACAGGCGCAGAAGGCCGAGCGCTACAAGCGCTACCGCACCGAGATCCGCGACCTCGAGCTCCTCGTGGCGTCGCACCGGTGGATGGAGCTGACCGTCACGCGCCGCGTGCTCGAGAACGAGATGGACCGCGTCGACGCCCAGGTCGAGGGCAGCCGCTTCGCCCTGCGCCTGCGCGAGGCGGAGCTCGGCGCCGATCGTCTCGGCGTGCAGCAGCACGAGGACATCGTCGAGCGCGCCCAGCGCCACGCCTACGAGCAGGACAACTCGGTCCGCGTGCTCGAGGGCAAGATCGAGCAGCACCTCTCGCGCCTCGAAGGGCTGCGCGAGTCGGAGCGCATGGCGGAGCGGGAGCTCGGCGCGCTCGTCGGTCAGCGGACGTCGCTCGCGGCGGAGCACGAGATGCTCGCGGCCGCGCTCGTGGACCTCGAGGAGGCCGAGCAGCGCGAGTCCGAGGTGCTCCAGAAGGAGAACGCCGAGCTCGATCGTCGCCGCGGAGCGGCGGAGGAGGCGAGCAAGGCGGTCGAGCAGGCGCGCGCCCGCGTGGCCGAGGCGCAGCAGCGCATCGCGCGCGCCGAGGCGGTGCTCCAGAGCTACGAGCGCCGACAGGGCGAGGGCCGCATCCGGCTCGAGCGCATGCGCGCGGAGCGCGAGGAGCACGAGGCGAAGGCGGTCGAGCTGAAGCAGGAGGGCGAGGCCCTCGCGGCGCGCCTGCACGGCCTTCGCACCGGCAAGGAGCAGACGGCGGAGCGGCGCGAGGAGCTCCAGCAAGAGCTCGACGCGCTCCGGGAGCAGATCCGCGTCAGCGACCAGCTGCTCGAGACCCTGCGCGGTCAGCTCGCCGAGAAGCGCTCGCGCCTGCGCTCGCTCGAGGAGATCCAGCAGCGCTTCGAGGGCGTCGGCAAGGGCGTGCGCGCGCTGATGCGCGAGTACGCGCCGGACTTCCAGTCTCGGGCCGACAAGGGCGTGCTCGGTCTGGTCGCCGACCGCATCGAGTGCCCGGCCGAGCTGACCGAGGCGCTGGCCGCCGCGCTCGGCGAGCGGCTTCAGCACGTGGTCGTGAAGGATCGCGCGGCGGCCGAGCAGGCGCTCGCGTTCCTGGAGGCAGGGGAGCGGGGCCGCGCCACGCTCGTCACGCAGAACCCGCGCCGGATGGTGCGCCCCGCGGCCGCGTTGCCCGACGACGCGAGCGTGATCGGCTGGCTCGGTGACCTCGTCGGCTGCGACGCCGCCGACCGGCCGCTGGTGCGCCACCTCCTCGGCGACGTGCTGGTGGTGCGGGACGCCGAGGGCGCGCGTCGCCTGCACGATCGCGGTGTAGCGGCGGCGATCGTCTCGGCGGGCGGCCAGGTCGTCGCCATGGACGGAAGCCTCACCGGGGGCCGCGGCGAGGGCGTCGGCAGCCACATGATCGCGGTCAAGCGCGAGATCCGTGAGCTGCACGGGGTGGTCTCGGAGCTCGACGGCCGTCTGCACACGGCGGTGGCGGAGCACGGCGTGCTTCGCAACGGCATCGCGGAGCGACGCGCCCAGCTCGACAGCGCGCGCACCCAGGCCCACGACGCGGAGATCGCGATCGTGAAGGCGGACAAGGATCTCCGCCGGGCCGAGGAGTCGCTGGCGAGCGCCAACGAGCGCGCCGAGCGGCTCGGGCGCGAGGCGGACGAGCTGCACGCGCAGCTCGAGGCGGCGAGCGACGAGGAGCGCGCGGCCAAGGAAGAGATCGACGCGGCGCGCGGCTCGGAGCGAGAGGCGCATCAGTCCTTGTCGGCGGGCCTCGAGATCTACGAGGGCAAGCGCGCGGCGGTCGACGAGCAGAGCCAGGTCGTCACGGGCGTGAAGGTCCGCGCGGCCGAGGCCAAGCAGCGGGCCGAGAGCGATCGCGGCGCCCTCGAGCGGCTCGAGCGGTCCATCGAGGAGCTGTCCGAGCGGGAGACGCGGCTGCGCGGCGACATGGAGTCGTCGGCGCGCCAGCAGGGCGAGACCGCGGCGCTGGCCTTCCTCGCGCGCGAGGAGCTGAACGTCTCGATCGACACGGCCATGAAGGCCCACGAGCACCTCGGCGAGGCGCGCGCGCGCTACGACGAGGCCAAGCACGAGCTGGGCGAGCGCGAGTCCGCGCTGGTCGAGATCCGCCGTCGCATCGAGGTGGGGGCCAAGCAGCTCACCCAGCTGACGCTGCAGGAGCGCGAGCTGGCCATGGGGCTCGAGCACCTCCTCGAGTCGATCGAAGAGCGTCACCGCGTCGACCTGCCCAAGGTCATCGGCGACTACCACTTCCGGGAGCTGCCCGACGCGCAGGTCAAGGAGCGGATCGGCGAGCTCATCCGCCTCGTCGAGCGCATGGGGGAGATCAACCTCACCGCGATCGAGGAGTACGACGAGAAGTCGAAGCGCTACGAGTACCTGACGAGCCAGCGCCTCGATCTCGAGACCGCGCTCGGCCAGCTCGACAAGGCCATCCGGCAGATGAACCGGGAGAGCAAGCGCATGTTCCGCGAGACCTTCGACGAGGTGAACTCGCGCTTCCAGCTCGTCTTCCCGAAGCTCTTCGGTGGCGGCAAGGCCTCGCTCAAGCTCACCGACCCGACCGACATGCTCGAGACGGGCGTGGAGATCCTCGCGCAGCCGCCCGGCAAGCGCCTCGGCTCCATCGAGCTGATGAGCGGCGGGGAGAAGGCGCTGACCGCGGTCAGCCTCATCTTCTCGATCTTCCAGTACAAGCCGAGCCCCTTCTGTCTCCTCGACGAGGTCGACGCGCCGCTCGACGAGGCCAACATCGGCCGCTTCGCGGAGGCCATCCGCTCGATGACGAAGCACTCGCAGTTCATCGTCATCACGCACAGCAAGACGACCATGCAGATGGCCGACGTGCTCTACGGCGTGACGATGGAGACGCCCGGCATCTCCAAGCTCGTCGCGGTCGAGATCCGCGGCAACCAGGCCAAGACGGTCGACGGCGGCCAGACGGTCGCGGTCGCCTGA
- a CDS encoding glutathione S-transferase: protein MPSLVVHHLERSRSHRALWLLEELGVDYEIVTYRRHPKTSRAPDSLRAIHPLGRAPLVELDGRVLAESGAILETLSEELGDGALVPARGTEAFQRFRFFMHFAEGSMMAPLMVQLVASRVRSAPVPFFLKPVVKGIAAKIHGGYSGPETARQLAFLDAELADRAWITGDDFSAADIQMSYPIEAALSRGEHGDVGHLRAYVDRLRARPAYARAVDKGGPVLLGG, encoded by the coding sequence GTGCCCTCTCTCGTCGTCCACCACCTCGAGCGCTCGCGGTCGCACCGCGCGCTCTGGCTCCTCGAGGAGCTGGGGGTGGACTACGAGATCGTCACCTATCGCCGTCACCCGAAGACGAGCCGCGCGCCGGACAGCCTGCGCGCCATCCACCCGCTCGGCCGGGCGCCGCTCGTGGAGCTCGACGGGCGGGTGCTCGCCGAGTCGGGCGCGATCCTGGAGACGCTGAGCGAGGAGCTCGGCGACGGCGCGCTCGTGCCCGCGCGCGGGACCGAGGCGTTCCAGCGCTTCCGGTTCTTCATGCACTTCGCCGAGGGCTCCATGATGGCGCCGCTCATGGTGCAGCTCGTCGCGAGCCGCGTGCGCTCGGCGCCGGTGCCGTTCTTCCTGAAGCCCGTGGTGAAGGGCATCGCCGCCAAGATCCACGGCGGCTACTCCGGCCCCGAGACCGCGCGCCAGCTCGCCTTCCTCGACGCGGAGCTCGCCGATCGCGCGTGGATCACGGGCGACGACTTCAGCGCGGCCGACATCCAGATGAGCTACCCGATCGAGGCCGCGCTCTCGCGGGGCGAGCACGGCGACGTCGGCCACCTGCGCGCCTACGTCGACCGCCTCCGCGCGCGCCCCGCCTACGCCCGCGCCGTCGACAAGGGCGGCCCGGTGCTGCTCGGCGGCTGA